A window of Egibacteraceae bacterium contains these coding sequences:
- a CDS encoding S8 family serine peptidase, producing MGQQASSLPVAAVMALVLSAAVLGPAAAAPAPGPGPSAAPAPGPSGAAAVPDEVIVRWSGRARPAARADARGDHGIAHARSMRRTGVELHTITSGQGPAAVALALTRDPRVEYAQPNYLLRPHAPPPDDPLFNDLWGLRNTGQAIIGQLGQADIHTDVLGAWDETRGEDVLVAVIDSGIDRDHPDLAANMWVNPDPGSDPRYPGDLHGWDFRNQDDTVFDAAEGDEHGTHVAGTLAAVADNGVGIAGVAPEATIMPLKFLESRTGSTSDAILAIEYAAERGVRVANNSWGGQASPNNEALKAAIAASGMVFVAAAGNHGSNLDSAPFYPCSFDLPNAICVAAFDNQGTLADYSSYGASTVHVGAPGSAVLSTIPPDPDTPAAGYEEAYDFFDGTSMASPHVAGVAALVAAAGPDLAASEIVALVNETVLPLSSLEGFTTTGGMVSAARAVAAASGGAAAGPPSAPRDVQAQPGAGAATVAWSAPILAGGSPVDEYTVTAAPGGATAMVDGDAREATVTGLDGGQSYTLTVRATNADGRGPPSAASEPVEPSGSPGRPTAVSATAGVESASVTWAPPADDGGHPITGYTVTAAPGGATTTVDGDARAATVTGLIGGQAYTFTVRATNAAGSGPPSDPSGPVVPRGPPGAPTGVTATAGRAEATVAWSAPTDDGGSPVTAYTVTAAPGGAAASVGGDARAATVAGLAGGQAYTFTVRATNAHGAGSASEPSNAVTPQPPAACPPETVPGAGFTDVAAGSVHASAIDCAAWYGLAHGTGATTYGPGASVRRDQMAAFIGRLVAEAGVDLTAAGTPFDDVAGNVHAAHINALAAAGIVQGVAPGTYSPGSQVTRDQMAAFLTRTYEFIAEATLPAPPHDFTDVAGNVHATAIAKAAGADFARGLGAATYGPREPVRRDQMASFLTRVLHRLVGDGFAPARS from the coding sequence ATGGGGCAGCAAGCGAGCTCACTCCCGGTGGCCGCCGTGATGGCGTTGGTGCTGTCCGCCGCGGTGCTCGGCCCCGCGGCCGCCGCGCCGGCGCCCGGCCCCGGCCCCAGCGCCGCCCCGGCACCCGGCCCCAGCGGCGCCGCCGCGGTGCCCGACGAGGTGATCGTGCGGTGGTCGGGACGGGCACGCCCCGCCGCCCGGGCCGACGCGCGCGGCGACCACGGCATCGCCCACGCCCGGTCGATGCGCCGCACGGGGGTGGAGCTGCACACCATCACCTCCGGGCAGGGTCCCGCCGCCGTCGCCCTCGCGCTGACCCGCGACCCCCGCGTGGAGTACGCCCAGCCCAACTACCTGCTGCGGCCCCACGCCCCCCCGCCCGACGACCCGCTGTTCAACGACCTCTGGGGCCTGCGCAACACCGGCCAGGCCATCATCGGACAGCTGGGCCAGGCCGACATCCACACCGACGTCCTCGGGGCGTGGGACGAGACCCGGGGTGAGGACGTCCTGGTGGCCGTCATCGACTCCGGCATCGACCGGGACCACCCCGACCTCGCCGCGAACATGTGGGTGAACCCCGATCCCGGCAGCGACCCCCGCTACCCCGGCGACCTGCACGGCTGGGACTTCCGCAACCAGGACGACACGGTCTTCGACGCCGCGGAAGGCGACGAGCACGGCACCCATGTGGCGGGCACCCTCGCCGCGGTCGCCGACAACGGCGTGGGCATCGCCGGCGTCGCACCCGAGGCGACGATCATGCCGCTGAAGTTCCTGGAGTCGCGCACCGGGTCCACCTCCGACGCGATCCTGGCGATCGAGTACGCCGCGGAACGGGGCGTGCGTGTGGCGAACAACAGCTGGGGGGGACAAGCCTCCCCCAACAACGAGGCGCTGAAGGCCGCCATCGCCGCCTCCGGCATGGTGTTCGTCGCCGCCGCGGGCAACCATGGCAGCAACCTGGACAGCGCCCCCTTCTACCCCTGCAGCTTCGACCTGCCCAACGCCATCTGCGTCGCCGCGTTCGACAACCAGGGGACCCTGGCCGACTACTCGAGCTACGGCGCATCGACGGTGCACGTGGGAGCCCCCGGCAGCGCCGTGCTGTCAACGATCCCGCCCGACCCGGACACGCCCGCCGCGGGCTACGAAGAGGCCTACGACTTCTTCGACGGCACCTCGATGGCCAGTCCCCACGTGGCCGGTGTCGCCGCGCTGGTCGCCGCCGCGGGGCCTGATCTGGCGGCCTCCGAGATCGTCGCTCTCGTGAACGAGACGGTGCTGCCCCTGTCATCCCTCGAGGGGTTCACCACGACCGGGGGCATGGTGAGCGCGGCGCGCGCCGTCGCGGCGGCGTCGGGCGGCGCCGCAGCCGGGCCCCCGAGCGCCCCGCGCGACGTGCAGGCCCAGCCCGGCGCGGGCGCGGCGACCGTCGCGTGGTCGGCCCCGATCCTGGCCGGGGGCAGCCCCGTCGACGAGTACACGGTGACCGCCGCGCCCGGCGGCGCCACCGCGATGGTCGATGGCGACGCCCGCGAGGCCACCGTCACCGGTCTGGACGGCGGACAGAGCTACACCCTCACCGTCCGGGCCACCAACGCCGACGGCCGGGGCCCGCCCTCAGCCGCGTCCGAGCCCGTCGAGCCGAGCGGGTCGCCCGGCCGGCCCACAGCCGTGAGCGCGACGGCCGGCGTGGAGTCGGCCAGCGTGACCTGGGCGCCACCCGCCGACGACGGCGGCCACCCCATCACCGGCTACACCGTGACCGCCGCCCCCGGCGGCGCCACCACCACCGTCGACGGCGACGCCCGCGCCGCCACCGTCACCGGTCTGATCGGCGGGCAGGCGTACACCTTCACCGTCCGGGCGACCAACGCGGCCGGGTCGGGGCCGCCGTCGGACCCGTCGGGCCCGGTCGTCCCCCGGGGACCGCCCGGGGCCCCGACAGGCGTGACCGCCACGGCCGGACGGGCCGAGGCGACGGTGGCCTGGTCGGCGCCGACCGACGACGGCGGAAGCCCGGTCACCGCCTACACGGTGACCGCCGCGCCGGGCGGCGCCGCCGCGAGCGTCGGTGGCGACGCCCGCGCCGCCACCGTCGCCGGCCTGGCCGGCGGGCAGGCCTACACCTTCACCGTCCGGGCCACCAACGCCCACGGGGCGGGATCCGCGTCGGAGCCCTCGAACGCCGTGACCCCCCAGCCCCCGGCCGCGTGCCCGCCGGAGACCGTCCCCGGCGCCGGCTTCACCGACGTGGCAGCGGGCAGCGTGCACGCATCCGCCATCGACTGCGCCGCCTGGTACGGGCTCGCGCACGGCACCGGTGCCACCACCTACGGGCCGGGCGCCAGCGTGCGCCGCGACCAGATGGCGGCGTTCATCGGTCGGCTCGTCGCCGAGGCCGGCGTGGATCTCACCGCGGCGGGCACCCCGTTCGACGACGTGGCGGGCAACGTCCACGCGGCACACATCAACGCCCTGGCCGCCGCCGGCATCGTCCAGGGCGTGGCGCCGGGGACCTACTCGCCGGGGTCCCAGGTCACCCGCGACCAGATGGCCGCGTTCCTCACCCGCACCTACGAGTTCATCGCCGAGGCGACCCTGCCGGCACCGCCGCACGACTTCACCGACGTGGCGGGCAACGTCCATGCGACCGCCATCGCCAAGGCGGCGGGGGCCGACTTCGCGCGGGGGCTGGGCGCGGCCACCTACGGCCCCCGCGAGCCCGTGCGTCGCGACCAGATGGCCTCGTTCCTGACCAGGGTGCTGCACCGCCTGGTGGGGGACGGGTTCGCGCCGGCGCGCTCCTGA